From a single Intestinibaculum porci genomic region:
- a CDS encoding flavodoxin family protein — protein MNIVILNGSPRVKGNTEILASAFKKGAEEAGHDVTLINLRGMNIKGCLGCQYCFAHAGACVQKDDMAEILEALDQTDMVVFASPIYWFDITAQLKTVIDRMYARGKIGFHFHKTALLLDSGADHVYEAALAQYNMMTNYLKWENQGTILAPNMEEKGSMQKSPAMQEAYDLGLSLKD, from the coding sequence ATGAACATAGTTATTTTAAACGGAAGTCCTCGGGTGAAGGGGAATACAGAAATTTTAGCCTCGGCTTTTAAGAAGGGGGCGGAAGAAGCGGGACATGATGTCACGCTCATCAATTTAAGAGGCATGAATATTAAGGGCTGTTTAGGTTGTCAGTACTGTTTTGCACATGCAGGGGCATGTGTGCAGAAAGATGATATGGCAGAGATCTTAGAAGCTTTAGATCAGACAGATATGGTGGTATTTGCCTCACCGATTTACTGGTTTGATATCACTGCGCAGTTAAAGACGGTTATTGACCGGATGTATGCCCGCGGCAAGATCGGTTTCCATTTCCATAAGACGGCTTTATTATTAGACTCCGGGGCTGATCATGTCTATGAGGCCGCTTTAGCGCAATACAACATGATGACAAATTATCTCAAATGGGAAAATCAAGGGACGATTCTGGCACCGAACATGGAAGAAAAAGGCAGTATGCAAAAGAGTCCCGCTATGCAGGAAGCTTATGATTTAGGCTTGTCTCTTAAAGATTAA
- a CDS encoding asparaginase, whose product MKKIAIVATGGTIAGSGRAGMTTNYQAGTIPVKDILSSIPVVSHEFEISLFQLMSVDSNEMDIEKWCLLKKTVEELAASDVDGIVITHGTDTIEETGYFLTLTLNTEKPVVLTGAMRPATATSADGPFNLYQAIHLAGSPKAYGQGVLALFSSTIYSGRDIQKISNYKIDAFEKANTALGFMKDGDIYFNSKQTKKHTTQSVFAQMDLHHLPEVDIVPYFAGASEKLLETGSEGLVIMGSGGGNFSKKWQEKLSKLAAQGIVIVRSSRVLDGIVFGDDVFDPHHTMIASYTLTPFKSRILLMLGLAYTHNHDELQQIFTEY is encoded by the coding sequence ATGAAGAAAATTGCAATTGTCGCAACGGGGGGAACGATTGCGGGCAGCGGTCGCGCGGGAATGACGACTAATTATCAGGCTGGTACGATTCCTGTCAAAGACATTTTAAGTTCGATTCCTGTTGTTTCTCATGAATTTGAGATTTCCCTTTTTCAGTTAATGTCTGTTGATTCGAATGAAATGGATATTGAAAAATGGTGTCTGTTAAAAAAAACGGTGGAAGAATTAGCAGCGAGTGATGTTGATGGGATTGTCATTACCCATGGGACCGATACGATCGAGGAAACAGGGTATTTTCTCACATTAACGCTTAATACCGAGAAACCGGTGGTCTTAACGGGAGCGATGCGCCCGGCGACGGCAACGAGTGCGGATGGTCCATTTAATTTATATCAGGCGATCCATCTCGCGGGGTCACCCAAAGCTTATGGACAGGGCGTCTTAGCTTTGTTTTCGAGCACCATTTATTCGGGACGTGATATTCAGAAGATTTCTAACTATAAAATCGATGCCTTTGAAAAGGCCAATACCGCTTTAGGCTTTATGAAAGATGGCGATATTTATTTCAATTCTAAGCAGACCAAGAAACATACGACGCAAAGTGTTTTTGCACAGATGGATCTGCATCATCTCCCAGAAGTGGATATTGTGCCCTATTTTGCGGGAGCGAGTGAAAAGCTTTTAGAGACAGGCAGTGAAGGCTTGGTCATTATGGGTTCAGGCGGCGGGAACTTCTCAAAGAAATGGCAGGAGAAGCTTTCAAAGTTAGCAGCGCAGGGGATCGTGATTGTACGCAGCTCACGCGTTTTAGATGGCATTGTTTTTGGTGATGATGTGTTTGATCCCCACCATACCATGATTGCCTCTTATACCTTAACACCTTTTAAATCACGCATTTTATTAATGCTAGGCTTAGCGTATACGCATAATCATGACGAGCTTCAGCAGATATTTACAGAATATTGA
- a CDS encoding MmcQ/YjbR family DNA-binding protein, with translation MMIEDEVFQRKRFVPFKMTAFGFTKKEDQYIYETDLMDGAFHAILTVSNKGAVSGQVIDVMNDEEYHQLRSHQFHGAYVTRVRDAYEQWLRYIAENVCDEVLFASDQANRIAQLILNQYDVKPDFPWDEKQYQTYGTFRHADTRKWFALIMNIPMDKLLKNKDQTLVDIINLKSDTLAEEVSAHPGVIFPGYHMNHKTWLSIVLNDALKDEDIMALVQRSYDLT, from the coding sequence ATGATGATCGAAGATGAAGTTTTTCAGAGAAAAAGATTTGTGCCGTTTAAGATGACGGCTTTTGGCTTTACAAAAAAAGAGGATCAGTATATTTATGAAACAGATCTGATGGATGGTGCTTTTCACGCCATCTTAACTGTTAGCAATAAAGGAGCTGTAAGTGGTCAAGTCATTGATGTGATGAATGATGAGGAATATCATCAGCTTCGTTCACATCAATTTCATGGAGCGTATGTCACTAGGGTACGTGACGCATATGAGCAATGGTTGCGCTATATTGCCGAGAATGTCTGTGATGAGGTCCTGTTTGCCTCAGATCAAGCCAATCGCATTGCGCAATTGATTTTAAACCAGTACGATGTTAAGCCGGACTTCCCTTGGGATGAAAAGCAGTACCAGACCTATGGGACTTTCCGTCATGCGGATACCCGTAAATGGTTCGCTTTAATCATGAATATCCCCATGGATAAACTGTTAAAAAACAAGGATCAGACATTAGTGGATATTATTAATCTGAAATCGGATACCCTCGCAGAGGAGGTCAGCGCCCATCCTGGAGTCATCTTTCCTGGCTATCATATGAATCATAAAACCTGGCTTTCGATTGTGTTGAATGATGCCCTGAAAGATGAAGACATTATGGCTTTGGTTCAAAGAAGCTATGACTTAACATAA
- a CDS encoding amino acid ABC transporter permease, which translates to MLDFLVNVQNYVPQFWAAFLVTIRLAVLSLIFATIVGIVVGLINTSKSKNVIMVVLRAIAKIYIEIIRGTPMLVQILIIYFGISQALRPMGFSWNLIGGTFSAGVVVLTINAGAYMSEIIRAGIEAVDRGQVEAARSLGLRYGQTMTKIVLPQAIRTMLPSIVNQFIISIKDTSLMSTVGLAELTNTGRTIASVWTSQTLALYCYMAVWYLVICLVLSRLSKLLERKLSYAR; encoded by the coding sequence ATGTTAGACTTTTTGGTCAATGTACAGAATTACGTGCCACAGTTCTGGGCGGCATTTCTGGTGACCATCAGATTAGCTGTATTATCGCTGATCTTTGCGACAATCGTTGGTATTGTTGTTGGCTTAATTAATACATCAAAATCTAAAAATGTCATTATGGTTGTCTTACGGGCGATCGCCAAGATTTATATCGAAATTATTCGTGGGACACCAATGCTGGTGCAGATCCTGATTATTTATTTTGGGATTTCCCAGGCTTTAAGACCGATGGGATTCAGCTGGAATCTGATTGGCGGGACGTTTAGTGCTGGGGTGGTTGTTTTAACGATCAATGCCGGTGCCTATATGTCAGAAATTATTCGTGCCGGGATTGAAGCGGTTGATCGCGGTCAGGTGGAAGCAGCGCGTTCCTTAGGGTTGAGGTATGGTCAGACGATGACGAAAATTGTTTTACCACAGGCCATTCGCACAATGCTGCCAAGTATTGTCAATCAGTTCATTATTTCTATTAAGGATACCTCTTTGATGTCAACGGTTGGTTTAGCAGAGTTAACCAATACCGGTCGTACGATCGCTTCAGTGTGGACGAGTCAGACTTTAGCTTTGTATTGTTACATGGCGGTTTGGTATTTAGTCATCTGTCTTGTCTTATCAAGACTCTCTAAGTTACTAGAAAGGAAGTTATCCTATGCAAGATAA
- a CDS encoding amino acid ABC transporter ATP-binding protein yields the protein MQDKTIISVKNLKKNYGKNEVLKDINVDIHEGEVVCVIGPSGSGKSTFLRCLNKLEVSTSGSIVVNETDINDPKTDIDRFRENIGMVFQHFNLFPHKTVEENIMLAPVTLKKMNKNEAKEKAHTLLQRVGLEDKADQYPNQLSGGQKQRVAIARALAMNPDIMLFDEPTSALDPEMVGEVLKVMKELAQEGMTMVVVTHEMGFAREVSDRVIFMDGGYIVEEGTPDEVINHPKQPRTINFLNQVL from the coding sequence ATGCAAGATAAGACAATTATTTCCGTGAAGAATTTAAAAAAGAATTATGGCAAGAATGAAGTCCTAAAGGATATCAATGTCGACATCCATGAAGGTGAAGTGGTCTGTGTCATTGGCCCTTCTGGTTCGGGAAAATCAACCTTCCTGCGATGCCTCAATAAACTTGAAGTGTCCACTTCAGGATCAATTGTTGTCAATGAGACCGATATTAATGATCCCAAAACCGATATTGATCGCTTCCGTGAGAATATTGGAATGGTGTTCCAGCATTTTAATTTATTTCCTCATAAAACGGTGGAAGAAAATATTATGCTCGCACCGGTCACACTCAAAAAGATGAATAAAAATGAGGCGAAAGAGAAAGCTCATACCTTACTGCAACGGGTGGGGTTAGAAGATAAAGCGGATCAGTATCCTAATCAGTTATCGGGCGGGCAAAAGCAGCGTGTCGCGATCGCGCGAGCGCTCGCCATGAATCCTGATATTATGCTTTTTGATGAACCAACCAGTGCCTTAGATCCGGAAATGGTTGGTGAGGTACTTAAAGTTATGAAAGAACTGGCTCAAGAAGGGATGACGATGGTGGTTGTCACACATGAAATGGGTTTTGCGAGAGAAGTTTCAGATCGTGTGATCTTTATGGATGGTGGCTATATTGTGGAAGAGGGGACACCTGATGAAGTCATCAATCATCCCAAACAGCCAAGAACAATTAATTTCTTAAATCAAGTTTTATAA
- the glpK gene encoding glycerol kinase GlpK — MSQYIMALDAGTTSNRCILFNRQGEVVSSAQKEFTQYFPEPGWVEHDAMEIWNTQLSVAREAMANIHAHAEDIAAIGITNQRETTIIWDKATGEPIYHAIVWQCRRTSDDAKALKEAGLVEKIKEKTGLVIDPYFSATKIRWILDHVPGAREKANKGELLFGTVDTWLIYNLTGGRIHVTDYSNASRTMLFNINTLEWDQEILDLLDIPRSLLPEVKPSSYLYGKTDPSLFEGPIRIAGAAGDQQAALFGQMCFHSGEAKNTYGTGCFMLMNTGEKPIFSQNGLLTTIAWGIDGKVYYALEGSVYMAGAAIQWLRDELKLIDTSADSEYFATKVDSTGGIYVVPSFTGLGAPYWNPYARGIITGLTRGTNKSHIIRATLESIAYQVNDVFQAMEKDSGIQLSSLKVDGGASKNNFLMQFQADIAGAPVERPCLVETTAMGASYLAGLAVGFYQDLEDICAIKQIDRTFIPQKDESYRIKHIKGWKKAVSAALLLAGNDSDL; from the coding sequence ATGAGTCAATATATTATGGCATTAGATGCTGGTACAACGAGTAACCGCTGTATTCTTTTTAATAGGCAGGGCGAAGTGGTATCTAGTGCCCAAAAAGAATTTACCCAATATTTCCCTGAGCCAGGCTGGGTTGAACATGATGCGATGGAAATCTGGAATACCCAGTTATCGGTCGCCCGTGAAGCGATGGCAAATATTCATGCGCATGCCGAGGATATCGCGGCGATTGGGATTACCAATCAGCGTGAAACGACAATCATTTGGGATAAAGCTACAGGGGAACCGATTTATCATGCGATTGTCTGGCAGTGTCGACGCACATCGGATGACGCGAAAGCTTTGAAAGAAGCGGGTTTAGTAGAAAAGATTAAAGAGAAAACAGGATTAGTGATCGATCCTTATTTTTCCGCTACGAAGATTCGCTGGATCTTAGATCATGTACCTGGGGCAAGAGAAAAAGCCAATAAGGGAGAATTGTTATTTGGCACAGTTGATACCTGGCTAATTTATAATCTGACAGGTGGACGTATCCACGTGACGGATTATTCCAATGCTTCACGCACAATGCTCTTTAATATCAATACCTTAGAGTGGGATCAGGAAATCTTAGATCTTTTAGATATTCCAAGAAGTCTATTACCAGAAGTGAAACCATCTAGCTATCTCTATGGCAAAACGGATCCTTCTTTATTTGAAGGACCGATCCGCATTGCGGGAGCAGCCGGTGATCAGCAGGCCGCTTTATTTGGGCAAATGTGTTTTCACTCCGGTGAAGCGAAAAATACATATGGGACCGGCTGCTTTATGTTAATGAATACCGGTGAGAAACCGATCTTCTCACAAAATGGTTTATTAACAACGATTGCCTGGGGCATTGATGGTAAAGTCTATTATGCTTTAGAAGGTTCGGTTTACATGGCAGGCGCCGCCATTCAGTGGCTAAGAGATGAATTAAAGTTAATTGATACTTCGGCCGATTCAGAATACTTTGCGACGAAAGTGGATAGCACGGGCGGTATTTATGTGGTGCCATCATTTACTGGTTTGGGAGCTCCTTACTGGAATCCCTATGCCCGAGGAATTATTACCGGGTTAACGAGAGGAACGAACAAATCGCATATTATCAGAGCTACGTTGGAATCCATTGCTTATCAGGTGAATGATGTTTTCCAGGCAATGGAAAAAGATTCTGGCATTCAGTTAAGCAGTTTAAAGGTTGATGGCGGAGCGTCAAAAAATAACTTTTTAATGCAGTTCCAGGCGGATATTGCGGGTGCGCCGGTAGAGCGACCTTGTTTAGTAGAAACAACCGCAATGGGGGCTTCTTACTTAGCAGGATTAGCTGTTGGCTTCTATCAGGATTTAGAAGATATCTGTGCAATTAAACAAATTGACCGCACCTTTATCCCGCAAAAAGATGAAAGCTATCGCATAAAGCATATTAAAGGCTGGAAGAAGGCTGTCTCAGCAGCGTTATTGCTTGCTGGAAATGACAGTGATCTGTGA
- a CDS encoding transporter substrate-binding domain-containing protein produces the protein MNKFMKAALASVMGLSLVGCGSSSSSTSSKTYIIATDKTYAPFEMTDKKGKLIGIDMDLMRAIAKNQNFKIKINSLGFDAACTALESGEADGVIAGMTITDARKKKYDFSDQYYKTGVSMAVAKKSSIKGYADLKGKTVVAKTSTAGLAFAQSIKSKYGFKLNVVEESSMMYETVKSGEAVACFEDTPVLKYMIGQGQLNFKLPTKSENPSYYGFAVLKGENATLLKKFNKGLANLKKNGQYDKILAKYE, from the coding sequence ATGAACAAATTTATGAAAGCAGCTTTAGCAAGTGTTATGGGTTTAAGTTTAGTAGGATGTGGTTCTTCATCCTCATCTACATCTTCAAAGACGTATATTATCGCAACCGATAAAACATACGCACCATTTGAAATGACCGATAAAAAAGGAAAACTGATTGGGATCGATATGGATCTGATGCGCGCCATTGCGAAAAATCAGAATTTCAAGATTAAGATCAACTCTTTAGGTTTCGATGCTGCTTGTACAGCTTTGGAATCAGGAGAAGCTGATGGTGTTATTGCCGGGATGACAATCACTGATGCCCGTAAGAAGAAATATGATTTCTCTGATCAGTATTATAAGACAGGCGTGTCCATGGCTGTCGCGAAGAAATCAAGTATCAAAGGCTATGCGGATTTAAAAGGAAAGACGGTTGTGGCAAAGACATCGACAGCCGGTTTAGCATTTGCCCAGTCGATCAAGTCTAAATATGGCTTTAAATTAAATGTCGTTGAAGAATCTTCGATGATGTATGAAACAGTGAAATCTGGTGAAGCGGTGGCTTGCTTCGAAGATACACCTGTCTTAAAATATATGATCGGTCAGGGTCAGTTAAATTTCAAACTGCCTACTAAGAGTGAAAACCCAAGTTATTATGGCTTTGCCGTATTAAAGGGTGAAAATGCAACGTTATTAAAGAAATTTAATAAAGGGTTAGCCAACTTAAAGAAGAACGGTCAGTATGACAAGATTCTTGCCAAATATGAATAA
- a CDS encoding putative quinol monooxygenase, with amino-acid sequence MAITVNIYYHGQSGQAQAFAKEMISRGIVEGIRKEKGNLRYDYFIPFDDPDTILLIDSWTSQEAIDHHHQSPWMAKIMTLREKYDLTMDVERFISDDEIPEYDQSFIRK; translated from the coding sequence ATGGCTATTACAGTAAATATCTATTATCATGGCCAATCAGGTCAGGCCCAGGCATTTGCCAAGGAAATGATCAGCAGAGGAATCGTTGAAGGGATTCGCAAAGAAAAAGGCAACTTACGTTACGATTACTTCATTCCCTTTGATGATCCTGATACGATTCTTTTAATTGATAGCTGGACATCCCAGGAAGCGATTGATCATCACCATCAATCGCCATGGATGGCAAAAATCATGACCTTAAGAGAAAAGTATGATCTGACCATGGATGTTGAACGTTTTATTTCTGATGATGAGATTCCTGAATATGATCAGTCTTTTATCAGAAAATAA
- a CDS encoding ECF transporter S component, giving the protein MKNHLTYKLTINALGIAMVAIATMFLQFPIPLGYAHLGNCFILLFAIFFDPSTGLITAGIGSALADLLTGYTLWVIPTLIIKSLMGYLIGKIASQDTNKSLKSKYVFLASIVGIIEMIAGYTIAGAILEQSIPAGVAQIPGLSIEGLVGIVLFYGLYGILLNAKIKRLIHN; this is encoded by the coding sequence ATGAAAAATCATCTCACTTATAAACTCACGATCAATGCCTTAGGCATCGCCATGGTTGCCATTGCGACTATGTTCCTACAGTTTCCGATTCCTTTAGGCTATGCCCACTTAGGTAACTGTTTTATCTTACTTTTTGCCATTTTCTTTGATCCAAGTACCGGACTCATTACCGCTGGTATCGGCTCCGCTTTAGCTGATCTATTAACCGGTTATACCCTTTGGGTCATTCCTACTCTCATTATCAAATCCTTAATGGGTTATTTGATTGGTAAAATTGCCTCGCAAGATACCAATAAATCCCTGAAGTCAAAATATGTCTTCTTGGCGAGTATCGTTGGCATCATCGAAATGATTGCCGGTTATACCATTGCTGGCGCAATCTTAGAGCAGTCAATCCCAGCTGGCGTAGCCCAGATTCCGGGCTTAAGTATTGAAGGCTTAGTGGGGATTGTCTTATTCTATGGCTTATATGGCATTTTACTAAACGCTAAAATCAAAAGACTCATTCATAACTAA
- a CDS encoding IS3 family transposase: protein MKVIIVMSKGTVISDEAIKILSANKFVKLVRSNRISFTYEFRIMMWERWIKYKSISSIREVMKENGIDYSLFNAQIISRIQRNFKRDGKPTNGRMGNSAKRNKTDKNYDQFLVSTGKFIRARRGISFSKDYTEKLYSLYPDQAIEDVLKSDGFDPERIGYQRIHALKRVFDGDIEPHEKQTFDQNIIEEYTDHPMVERITAHRIKLTDVFYSEASIFSDMHINDILKIFDIDSAILTISTKQRIKKQITQSDHTCSIHLEAGSSDRFKAIALNLYEALYNKMACFLKSISQCIWDLSASLRREAFIMLDSLADSHIMPLSQIISEAGLSRSTFYSILRNDAYGRYEELRNQNEEEEVRAIIDTMNYKGYPKGKRTIHMMMPEITGKSFSIKKIARLMRKHGLNSGVRAPRQSLKAAREHLEKYKCPNLLKRKFRLAMPFTHILTDVSYLFFGANGRGYLSAVKDAVTGRILAAVVSENNDSAMTMETLKQLERYTFRDNAIFHSDQGALYLNEAFQKKVKELGFRESMSRRGICEDNSSQESFFGHFKDECDYTSCSSIEELREMVLSYVEYYNNERPQWTRNKMTPVKYESYLEAMPPEQFDLYMSKETDKYEKTKALATKRAKARANLILS, encoded by the coding sequence ATGAAGGTAATAATTGTTATGTCTAAAGGAACTGTAATATCTGATGAAGCCATTAAAATACTTTCAGCCAATAAATTCGTCAAACTGGTGAGATCAAATCGTATTTCATTTACCTATGAATTCAGGATCATGATGTGGGAGAGATGGATTAAATATAAAAGCATTTCATCAATTAGAGAGGTCATGAAGGAAAATGGCATTGACTACTCTCTCTTTAACGCACAAATTATTAGTCGTATTCAAAGAAATTTTAAACGCGATGGGAAACCTACTAACGGACGTATGGGTAACTCTGCCAAACGTAATAAAACAGATAAAAACTATGATCAGTTCCTCGTCTCGACCGGAAAATTCATTCGCGCACGTCGTGGCATTTCATTTTCAAAAGACTATACTGAAAAGCTCTATAGCTTATATCCTGATCAGGCAATCGAGGATGTCCTTAAATCAGATGGCTTTGATCCAGAACGAATTGGCTATCAGCGTATTCATGCGCTAAAAAGAGTATTTGACGGGGATATTGAGCCGCATGAAAAGCAAACGTTTGATCAGAATATAATCGAAGAATATACAGACCACCCAATGGTTGAAAGGATAACTGCACATAGAATCAAACTGACGGATGTATTCTACAGCGAGGCATCAATTTTCTCTGATATGCACATTAATGATATTCTCAAAATCTTTGATATTGATTCTGCAATTCTTACTATCTCCACGAAACAGCGCATAAAAAAGCAAATTACTCAATCTGATCATACATGTTCCATTCATTTAGAGGCAGGCTCATCTGATCGATTCAAAGCCATTGCCCTAAATCTTTATGAGGCACTATACAATAAAATGGCTTGTTTTCTGAAGTCTATATCCCAATGCATATGGGATCTTAGCGCCAGCCTAAGAAGAGAAGCCTTCATAATGCTTGACTCGTTAGCGGACAGTCACATTATGCCTTTAAGCCAAATCATTAGTGAAGCAGGCCTGTCAAGATCCACCTTCTACTCTATTTTAAGAAACGATGCCTACGGCAGATATGAAGAGCTAAGGAATCAGAATGAAGAAGAAGAGGTCAGGGCCATTATTGATACAATGAATTACAAAGGCTATCCCAAAGGCAAGAGAACTATCCACATGATGATGCCTGAGATTACAGGCAAAAGCTTTTCAATTAAGAAAATAGCACGTCTGATGAGAAAGCATGGACTTAATTCAGGAGTTCGAGCTCCCCGTCAGTCCCTTAAGGCTGCTCGTGAGCATCTTGAAAAATACAAGTGCCCTAATCTTCTTAAACGAAAATTCAGACTGGCCATGCCTTTTACGCACATTCTCACTGATGTTTCCTATCTGTTTTTTGGAGCAAATGGCAGAGGCTATCTTTCAGCAGTCAAAGATGCGGTAACAGGGCGCATATTAGCTGCCGTGGTGAGCGAAAACAATGATTCGGCAATGACTATGGAGACGCTGAAGCAGCTTGAACGCTACACCTTTCGCGATAATGCCATCTTCCATAGCGACCAGGGGGCACTGTATCTCAATGAAGCATTTCAGAAAAAGGTAAAGGAGCTGGGATTCAGAGAATCAATGTCCAGAAGAGGCATCTGTGAAGACAACAGTTCACAGGAAAGCTTTTTTGGCCATTTCAAGGATGAATGTGACTATACCAGCTGCAGTTCCATTGAGGAGCTGAGGGAAATGGTGCTTTCCTATGTGGAATACTACAACAACGAGAGACCACAGTGGACAAGAAATAAAATGACACCCGTGAAATACGAATCGTATCTTGAAGCCATGCCGCCTGAGCAGTTTGATTTATACATGTCCAAGGAAACTGATAAGTATGAAAAAACGAAGGCTCTTGCAACAAAAAGAGCTAAAGCGCGTGCCAACCTGATACTGTCATGA
- a CDS encoding IS3 family transposase codes for MRDHPDVKISEACKIFEITSRKYRCWKKKRENPSASQIQKATEDEMIKDKMIDIVKTFGFVPGRRTFCALFTRMHFNINGQPVGEKKVTRLMQELNLFPNLRHKDAYKGQATYNHPYYNVNDYVKRYFRQDPRKVILTDITYISYNGNKNISYLCVFKDAFTNEILGWHISKRMDVTLVERAYCMMMDLHEKEIEKACKYMKENGKKPYVYIHSDNGSQYLSTEFREILEDDGFIQSVSRRGNSLDNAPMESFFGRMKSILNELVEKCPNFDTVETMIKNFMEQYNTVIPQYDLAGQTPEEYYRYITEGIYQTDVYFGVSAKELITQEELESRREQARAERARRRSKQNESGESSYEYKSEQHPFKVVQKDQKVILARINKLQRLIDENTKEVEKLDTLLADTNTALKFLTKASDSVIKSLYYPRNWQNYPELSYVNRTGAIY; via the coding sequence ATAAGAGATCATCCTGATGTCAAAATCAGTGAGGCCTGCAAGATATTTGAAATCACTTCAAGAAAATACAGGTGCTGGAAGAAAAAACGTGAAAATCCATCTGCCAGCCAGATTCAAAAGGCTACCGAAGATGAGATGATAAAGGATAAGATGATTGATATCGTCAAAACCTTTGGCTTCGTGCCTGGGCGAAGAACATTCTGTGCTCTTTTTACTCGCATGCATTTTAATATCAATGGTCAGCCGGTTGGTGAAAAAAAAGTAACGCGTCTGATGCAGGAATTGAATTTGTTCCCCAACCTACGCCATAAGGATGCCTACAAGGGACAGGCAACATACAACCATCCTTATTATAACGTTAACGATTACGTAAAAAGATACTTCAGACAAGACCCGCGCAAGGTTATTCTCACTGATATCACTTATATTTCCTATAACGGCAATAAAAACATCTCTTATCTATGCGTATTTAAGGACGCATTTACCAATGAAATTCTTGGATGGCATATTTCTAAAAGAATGGACGTTACCCTCGTTGAAAGAGCTTATTGCATGATGATGGATCTTCATGAAAAGGAAATTGAGAAGGCATGCAAATACATGAAGGAAAATGGAAAAAAGCCTTATGTCTATATTCATTCAGACAACGGCTCTCAATACCTTTCCACCGAATTCAGAGAAATTCTAGAAGATGACGGCTTCATTCAGTCAGTATCCAGACGCGGAAACAGCCTCGATAATGCGCCAATGGAAAGCTTTTTTGGAAGAATGAAATCTATTCTAAATGAATTAGTTGAAAAATGTCCTAACTTTGATACGGTTGAAACCATGATCAAAAACTTTATGGAACAGTATAATACAGTAATACCTCAGTATGATCTGGCAGGACAGACTCCTGAAGAATACTATCGCTATATTACTGAAGGCATTTATCAGACTGATGTTTATTTCGGCGTCTCAGCCAAAGAACTCATCACCCAGGAAGAACTGGAATCCAGACGCGAACAAGCGCGTGCTGAAAGAGCTCGACGCAGAAGCAAGCAAAACGAGTCTGGTGAATCATCTTATGAGTATAAGAGCGAACAGCATCCTTTCAAAGTGGTACAGAAGGATCAGAAGGTTATTCTAGCTCGAATCAATAAGCTACAGAGACTGATTGACGAAAATACGAAAGAAGTAGAAAAACTGGATACGCTATTGGCTGATACGAATACAGCACTCAAGTTCCTAACCAAGGCATCCGATTCAGTGATCAAGTCACTGTACTATCCTAGAAACTGGCAGAATTATCCAGAGCTATCGTATGTGAACAGAACAGGAGCAATCTATTAA